From Xylanibacter oryzae DSM 17970, a single genomic window includes:
- the gltB gene encoding glutamate synthase large subunit, with translation MGNGLYNAEYEHDACGVGMVVNIHGNKSHELVDNALRVLENMRHRGAEGADNKTGDGAGILLQIPHEFILLQGIPVPEKGKYGTGLVFLPKDEKKQSDILSIMIEEIEREGLSLMHLRNVPTNPDCLGNAALSTEPVIKQIFVTGVTDDKVPSVERTLYIIRKKIERRIDDKDFYICSLSSKNIIYKGMLSSLQLRQYFPDLTNNYFTSGLALVHSRFSTNTFPTWSLAQPFRLLCHNGEINTIRGNRGWMQARESVLNSPALGNIKDISPIVQPDMSDSASLDNVFEFFVMSGLSLPHAMSVMVPESFNDKNPISEDLKAFYEYHSILMEPWDGPAALLFSDGRYAGGMLDRNGLRPARYTITKNDTMVVASEVGVMDFDPTEIAEKGRLQPGKILLIDTQEGKIYYDGEIKERLASAHPYRQWLSTNRIQLEKLKSGRKVSNSIDELVRHETLFGFGEEDVDNTIVPMSTKGVEPTAAMGNDTPLAVLSDRPQIFFNYFRQQFAQVTNPAIDSIREELIMSLTEYIGRVGTGILTPDETNCKMVRLPHPILTNTQLDIICNIRYKGFNTVKLPILFECAKGEDGLREALDNLCKDAEKSVDDGYNYIILSDREVDETHAAIPSLLAVSAVHHYLISIGKRVQTALIVESGEIRETMHAALLLGYGASALNPYMTFAILDDLVKKGKIQEDYNTAEANYIKAIKKGLFKIMAKMGISTIRSYRGAKIFESIGLSESLLNSYFGTEISTIGGIGLETIARDAIKLHNEAFSKKAQTDFLPNLGQFHYRKDGIKHAWNPETIATLQLATRFNDYKKYKEYTHLVDEKEDPIFIRDFFDFKRNPISIDKVEPIESIVKHFVSGAMSFGALSSEAHEAIALAMNKIGARSNTGEGGEDNDRFHSTVDGISLSSKTKQIASGRFGVTTEYLVNAEEIQIKVAQGAKPGEGGQLPGFKVNDIIAKTRHSIPGISLISPPPHHDIYSIEDLAQLIFDLKNVNPKAAISVKLVAESGVGTIAAGVAKAKADLIVISGAEGGTGASPASSMRFAGISPEIGLSETQQTLARNGLRGQVRLQVDGQLKDGRDVIMMALLGAEEFGFGTSLLITLGCVMMRKCNLNTCPLGVTTQDPKLRKHFIGKYQYVVNYFTMLAQEVREYLAEMGYTKLDDIVGHTELIIPKKAAKGSKPSMLDFKRILHKETSNCTLYHTTNQIHDLSDVLDQQIIRASRKAVDSQEEVNLDYAIKNTDRAVGTMLSGLIAKKYGEEALPDSTVNIKFKGSAGQSFGAFLVKGVNFKLEGETNDYFGKGLSGGRIAILPPSRSNFNAEDNIIAGNTGLYGATSGELYVNGKVGERFGVRNSGAIAVLEGAGDHCCEYMTGGRVVVLGETGRNFAAGMSGGVAYVWDKKHNFDYFCNMDMVEINLVEDSSYRKELHELIRQHYLYTGSKLARTMLDDWNHYVEDFIQVVPIEYKRVLQEEQVKKLQQKIADMQRDY, from the coding sequence ATGGGAAATGGATTGTATAATGCCGAGTACGAGCACGATGCGTGTGGCGTTGGTATGGTGGTGAATATCCACGGTAACAAAAGCCACGAACTTGTAGATAACGCATTGCGTGTACTTGAGAACATGCGTCACCGCGGTGCAGAGGGTGCCGACAACAAAACAGGTGATGGCGCCGGTATTTTGTTGCAGATACCACATGAGTTTATTTTACTTCAGGGTATCCCTGTGCCTGAAAAAGGTAAATATGGAACAGGACTTGTATTTTTACCCAAGGATGAGAAAAAACAGAGTGACATTCTCAGCATAATGATTGAAGAAATAGAACGAGAAGGTCTTTCTCTTATGCACCTCCGTAATGTTCCTACCAACCCAGATTGTTTAGGCAATGCAGCACTATCAACAGAACCTGTTATAAAGCAGATTTTTGTAACTGGTGTCACTGATGACAAAGTACCAAGTGTTGAACGTACTCTATATATTATCCGTAAGAAAATAGAACGTAGAATAGACGATAAGGACTTTTATATATGTTCACTATCCAGCAAGAATATTATTTATAAGGGTATGCTTTCAAGCTTACAGCTTCGTCAGTATTTCCCAGACTTAACCAATAATTATTTTACCAGTGGACTGGCTTTGGTTCACTCAAGATTCTCAACTAACACATTCCCTACATGGAGTTTGGCACAACCATTCCGCCTACTCTGCCACAATGGCGAAATTAATACGATACGTGGTAATCGCGGTTGGATGCAAGCACGCGAATCTGTATTAAATTCTCCTGCTCTTGGAAACATCAAAGATATTTCGCCTATTGTACAACCTGATATGAGTGATTCAGCAAGTTTGGATAATGTATTTGAGTTCTTCGTTATGAGTGGACTTTCATTACCTCATGCTATGTCTGTTATGGTTCCTGAAAGTTTCAATGACAAGAATCCAATATCTGAAGACCTTAAGGCTTTCTACGAGTACCACTCTATATTAATGGAGCCATGGGACGGGCCTGCTGCATTACTGTTTAGCGACGGTAGATATGCAGGTGGTATGTTAGACCGTAATGGTCTACGTCCAGCACGATACACAATCACAAAGAACGACACTATGGTTGTTGCTTCTGAGGTTGGTGTTATGGACTTTGATCCTACAGAGATTGCAGAAAAAGGACGCCTACAACCTGGTAAAATTTTACTTATTGATACACAGGAAGGCAAAATATATTACGATGGTGAGATTAAAGAGCGCCTAGCTAGTGCTCATCCTTATCGTCAATGGTTATCTACAAACCGTATACAGTTAGAGAAACTGAAGAGCGGTCGTAAGGTAAGTAACAGCATTGACGAGTTAGTACGCCACGAAACACTATTTGGATTCGGAGAGGAAGATGTAGACAACACAATAGTTCCGATGAGTACAAAAGGTGTTGAACCTACAGCAGCTATGGGTAATGATACACCGCTGGCTGTTCTTAGCGATAGACCACAAATATTCTTCAATTATTTCCGTCAGCAGTTTGCACAGGTTACTAATCCTGCCATCGACTCTATACGAGAAGAACTGATAATGTCTCTAACCGAATATATCGGACGCGTGGGCACAGGTATTCTTACTCCTGATGAGACAAATTGCAAGATGGTACGTCTTCCACACCCTATTTTGACCAATACACAACTCGATATAATTTGTAACATACGTTATAAAGGATTCAATACCGTCAAACTGCCTATCCTTTTCGAATGCGCAAAAGGAGAAGACGGTTTGCGTGAAGCCCTTGACAACTTATGCAAAGATGCTGAGAAAAGTGTTGACGATGGTTATAACTATATTATATTATCAGACCGTGAAGTTGACGAGACACACGCGGCTATACCTTCTCTATTGGCAGTAAGTGCCGTACACCATTATTTAATATCTATAGGCAAGCGCGTACAGACAGCGCTTATAGTAGAAAGTGGTGAAATACGCGAAACGATGCACGCTGCCCTACTTCTAGGTTATGGTGCATCTGCACTTAACCCATATATGACATTTGCTATTCTTGACGACCTTGTTAAGAAAGGTAAGATACAGGAAGATTATAATACAGCAGAAGCAAACTATATTAAGGCTATTAAGAAAGGATTATTCAAAATAATGGCCAAGATGGGTATTTCTACAATCCGCTCTTATCGCGGTGCAAAGATATTTGAGAGTATCGGACTTTCAGAGAGTTTGCTTAATAGCTATTTCGGTACTGAAATTTCAACTATTGGTGGTATCGGTCTTGAAACGATCGCTCGTGACGCTATAAAGCTGCACAACGAAGCTTTCTCTAAGAAGGCTCAAACAGACTTCCTTCCAAATCTTGGACAATTCCACTATCGTAAAGATGGCATTAAGCACGCTTGGAATCCTGAAACGATAGCAACTCTTCAGTTAGCCACACGTTTCAATGACTACAAAAAATATAAAGAATATACTCATTTGGTTGACGAGAAAGAAGATCCAATCTTTATACGTGATTTCTTCGATTTCAAACGCAACCCAATCTCTATAGATAAGGTTGAACCGATTGAAAGCATCGTTAAGCACTTCGTTTCTGGTGCGATGAGTTTCGGTGCACTAAGTTCTGAGGCTCACGAAGCTATTGCACTTGCAATGAACAAAATCGGCGCACGAAGCAATACAGGTGAAGGTGGTGAAGACAATGATCGTTTCCACTCTACTGTAGATGGTATTAGCCTGTCAAGTAAGACAAAACAAATTGCATCAGGACGTTTTGGTGTTACTACTGAATATCTTGTCAATGCAGAAGAAATACAGATTAAGGTAGCTCAGGGGGCTAAACCTGGTGAAGGTGGACAATTGCCTGGTTTTAAGGTTAATGACATAATTGCAAAAACAAGACATTCGATACCTGGAATCTCACTAATTTCTCCTCCTCCTCACCATGATATATATTCTATAGAGGACTTAGCTCAGCTGATCTTCGACTTGAAGAATGTCAATCCTAAGGCTGCTATCAGCGTAAAACTTGTTGCAGAAAGTGGTGTTGGAACAATTGCTGCCGGTGTAGCTAAAGCAAAAGCTGATCTTATTGTAATATCCGGAGCAGAAGGTGGTACGGGAGCTTCTCCTGCATCCAGTATGCGTTTTGCAGGTATAAGTCCTGAAATAGGTCTTTCTGAAACTCAACAGACATTAGCAAGAAACGGACTTCGTGGTCAAGTTCGCCTGCAAGTAGATGGCCAGTTGAAAGATGGCCGTGATGTCATCATGATGGCTCTTCTTGGAGCAGAAGAATTTGGTTTCGGTACTTCACTCCTGATAACTCTTGGCTGTGTTATGATGAGAAAATGCAATCTAAACACTTGTCCTCTTGGTGTAACTACACAAGACCCTAAACTACGCAAGCACTTTATCGGCAAGTATCAGTATGTAGTAAACTACTTCACAATGCTGGCTCAGGAAGTTCGTGAATATCTCGCAGAAATGGGATATACAAAGTTAGATGATATCGTTGGACATACAGAACTGATCATTCCGAAAAAGGCAGCTAAAGGCAGCAAACCATCAATGCTTGATTTCAAACGTATATTACACAAGGAGACAAGTAATTGTACACTGTACCATACAACAAATCAGATACATGATTTGTCTGACGTTCTTGACCAGCAGATCATACGTGCTTCACGTAAAGCTGTTGATTCTCAAGAGGAAGTCAATCTTGATTATGCAATTAAAAATACAGACCGTGCAGTAGGTACAATGCTCAGTGGACTCATTGCTAAGAAATATGGAGAAGAGGCTTTGCCAGATTCTACTGTTAATATCAAATTCAAAGGTTCAGCAGGCCAGAGTTTTGGAGCATTCCTAGTTAAGGGCGTAAACTTCAAACTAGAAGGTGAGACCAATGATTACTTCGGAAAAGGACTTAGCGGTGGCCGTATCGCAATTTTACCACCATCACGCAGCAACTTCAACGCCGAAGATAACATCATAGCCGGAAACACCGGACTATATGGAGCCACAAGTGGTGAACTCTACGTAAATGGTAAAGTAGGTGAACGCTTTGGAGTACGTAACTCAGGAGCTATTGCCGTACTGGAGGGTGCTGGAGACCACTGTTGCGAGTATATGACCGGAGGTCGTGTAGTTGTATTAGGTGAAACAGGAAGAAACTTTGCAGCCGGAATGAGCGGTGGAGTAGCTTACGTATGGGATAAGAAGCACAACTTCGACTACTTCTGCAACATGGATATGGTAGAAATCAACCTTGTAGAAGACAGCAGCTATCGTAAAGAACTTCACGAACTGATACGTCAACATTATCTCTATACAGGTTCTAAACTGGCACGCACAATGCTTGACGACTGGAACCACTACGTAGAAGACTTCATTCAGGTTGTTCCTATTGAGTACAAAAGGGTACTTCAAGAAGAGCAGGTTAAGAAGTTACAACAGAAAATAGCAGACATGCAACGTGACTATTAA
- a CDS encoding glutamate synthase subunit beta produces the protein MGNPKAFLTIHRKEAGYRPVLDRVHDFGEVEQTLNTNDRMTQASRCMDCGVPFCHWACPLGNKPPEWNDALYKGDWELAYRLLNSTNDFPEFTGRICPALCEKACVLNLTDHEPTTNREDECAITEHAFKENYVRVEVPERNGKKVAIIGAGPAGLATANQLNLKGYTVTVYDKNESAGGLLRYGIPNFKLNKDIIDRRIDILSQEGIEFKYNEGIDSNKLPKGYDAYVIATGTPVARDLNIPGRENKGIYLALELLSQQNRLLVGAEVKKEEIINAKGKDVLVIGGGDTGSDCIGTAHRQGCKSVTQIEIMPKPPVGPEDPNSPWPNWPRTLKTTSSHEEGCVRRWNINSNKFIGKDGKLVGVEVEEISWKPNPEGGRPLMVKSGKPEVIKCDLVFLAMGFLKPEHPKFADNVFVTGDAENGASLVVRAMASGHKAADDVDKFLNK, from the coding sequence ATGGGAAATCCTAAAGCATTTTTAACAATACACCGCAAAGAAGCGGGATATAGACCAGTCCTCGATCGTGTACACGATTTTGGAGAGGTAGAGCAGACATTAAATACTAACGATCGCATGACTCAGGCATCTCGCTGCATGGATTGCGGAGTACCTTTCTGCCATTGGGCTTGTCCACTAGGCAACAAGCCACCAGAGTGGAATGATGCGCTATATAAAGGAGATTGGGAGTTGGCATACCGCCTTCTCAACTCTACTAACGACTTTCCTGAGTTCACAGGACGCATTTGTCCTGCACTATGTGAGAAGGCGTGCGTTCTAAACCTTACAGACCACGAACCTACAACAAACCGTGAAGACGAATGTGCTATTACAGAGCATGCTTTCAAGGAAAATTATGTTCGTGTAGAAGTTCCTGAACGAAACGGCAAAAAAGTGGCTATAATAGGAGCAGGTCCTGCAGGACTTGCTACTGCCAACCAGCTTAACCTTAAAGGTTACACAGTAACAGTATATGATAAGAACGAGAGCGCAGGAGGACTATTACGTTATGGTATTCCTAATTTTAAACTGAATAAAGATATCATAGATCGCCGCATTGACATTTTAAGTCAGGAAGGTATTGAATTCAAATATAACGAGGGCATAGATTCAAATAAATTACCTAAAGGATACGATGCCTACGTGATTGCGACAGGTACACCGGTAGCACGTGATTTGAATATTCCGGGACGTGAGAATAAGGGTATCTATTTGGCGCTTGAACTACTTTCGCAGCAAAACAGATTGCTTGTAGGTGCCGAGGTTAAAAAAGAAGAAATCATCAATGCTAAAGGCAAAGATGTTCTTGTCATAGGTGGTGGTGATACTGGTTCAGACTGTATCGGTACAGCCCACCGTCAGGGTTGCAAGAGCGTAACTCAGATTGAGATTATGCCAAAACCTCCGGTAGGGCCGGAAGATCCTAATAGTCCATGGCCAAACTGGCCTCGCACTCTGAAGACAACATCTTCACACGAGGAAGGTTGTGTACGCCGCTGGAATATCAACTCTAACAAGTTTATTGGTAAAGACGGTAAACTAGTAGGTGTAGAAGTTGAGGAAATTTCTTGGAAACCAAATCCGGAAGGTGGACGTCCACTAATGGTAAAGAGTGGTAAACCGGAAGTAATCAAATGCGACCTTGTATTTTTGGCAATGGGATTTTTGAAACCGGAGCATCCTAAATTTGCAGATAACGTATTTGTTACCGGCGACGCTGAAAATGGTGCATCACTTGTAGTACGTGCTATGGCTAGTGGCCATAAAGCAGCTGATGATGTTGATAAATTCTTGAACAAATAA
- a CDS encoding RagB/SusD family nutrient uptake outer membrane protein: MKKNIIYIGIATILLLGTTSCNDYIDIPSQSKYDSESVFEDANKAEMAVLGCYPQTFNREYFYQLGMGTDECFSTEGETNSKNQIANYVYTSSNSPTGLYNAMYQGIEYANVCIKNLKKMSSSNSSEQKKLNYLLGEALAIRAENYFNLVRYFGDVPFITTPTSDATTFYSSRTSRDTIYDHIIADMQSATQLLSWESENVVSSESERFTKNSAYGILARISLYAAGYSLRWDLNTYDPTTVKMAQRSNQARIKELYEIAADACKAVIDRKENSLMPKYETVFRDILEKKFDNETMLQIGQYSSQVNSYNVGYTNGIFCHTNTIYGKTAPQMIVNPVYYFNFGNGDTRRDVSICNYGYAGTKDKNGERQLNGLPSNTIGKFRVDWKNDAGINASTREIDFPILRYSDILLMYAEALNELNNGANSEAIDALKQVRARAFGGDVTKIGNIPSGHDAFLKAIQDERYLEFGFEGLRRTDLCRWNILYETLTQTKKDLLDLANGEGRFSDYKLQYAAYKAEKPSGFNEPIVAMKYTPIAQSDSIVYAKQGYKVQNMFMGTDGFTNNLHKIDKKEAWMTTSLFRGLVKNQVEILPLNTTSIIDINKGLEGQQHPLY; the protein is encoded by the coding sequence ATGAAAAAGAATATTATATATATTGGAATTGCGACGATTTTGTTGCTAGGTACCACTTCGTGTAATGATTACATCGATATACCTTCACAATCAAAATATGATTCAGAATCAGTATTTGAAGACGCAAATAAAGCAGAAATGGCTGTATTAGGTTGTTATCCTCAAACATTCAATCGAGAATATTTCTATCAACTTGGCATGGGTACCGACGAGTGTTTCTCTACAGAAGGAGAAACTAACTCAAAGAACCAGATAGCTAATTATGTTTATACATCTTCCAATTCACCTACAGGTCTATATAATGCCATGTATCAGGGTATTGAATATGCAAATGTATGTATAAAAAATCTAAAGAAAATGAGTTCTTCGAACTCTTCGGAACAGAAAAAGTTGAATTATCTATTAGGCGAAGCTTTGGCTATACGGGCGGAAAATTATTTTAATCTTGTTCGTTACTTCGGTGATGTGCCATTTATAACGACACCAACTTCAGACGCAACTACGTTCTATTCTTCACGTACAAGCCGTGATACAATTTACGACCATATCATAGCAGATATGCAGAGTGCAACCCAATTATTGTCATGGGAAAGTGAGAACGTCGTAAGTAGTGAATCAGAAAGATTTACAAAGAATTCGGCATATGGTATCCTTGCGCGTATATCCCTTTACGCTGCAGGCTATTCTTTAAGATGGGATCTTAATACATATGATCCTACTACAGTGAAGATGGCTCAGCGCTCTAATCAGGCACGTATCAAAGAACTTTATGAGATAGCAGCTGATGCCTGTAAAGCGGTGATAGATAGAAAGGAAAATTCTTTGATGCCCAAATATGAAACAGTATTCCGCGATATACTTGAAAAGAAGTTCGATAATGAGACAATGTTACAGATCGGACAATATAGTTCTCAAGTTAATAGCTATAATGTAGGCTATACAAATGGTATTTTTTGTCATACAAATACTATTTATGGAAAAACTGCACCTCAAATGATTGTTAATCCTGTGTATTACTTTAATTTTGGAAATGGGGATACACGCCGTGACGTGTCTATATGTAACTATGGTTATGCTGGTACAAAAGACAAAAATGGAGAACGACAACTTAACGGTCTGCCAAGCAACACGATTGGAAAATTCCGCGTAGATTGGAAGAACGATGCTGGTATAAATGCCAGCACGCGTGAGATCGACTTTCCTATTCTTCGATATTCTGACATATTGCTTATGTATGCCGAAGCTTTGAATGAGCTGAATAATGGTGCCAACAGCGAAGCAATAGATGCGCTGAAGCAGGTAAGAGCCCGTGCTTTTGGTGGTGATGTTACTAAAATAGGTAATATTCCTTCTGGACATGACGCATTCCTTAAAGCAATACAGGACGAACGTTATTTAGAATTTGGATTCGAAGGTCTGCGCCGTACAGATCTTTGCCGTTGGAACATTCTATATGAAACACTGACTCAGACAAAAAAAGACTTGCTTGATTTGGCAAACGGTGAAGGCCGTTTCTCAGATTATAAGTTACAGTATGCAGCTTATAAAGCAGAGAAGCCTTCTGGATTCAATGAGCCAATTGTTGCTATGAAATATACTCCAATTGCCCAATCTGACTCGATTGTATACGCTAAGCAGGGCTATAAAGTTCAGAACATGTTCATGGGTACTGATGGCTTTACCAATAACCTTCATAAAATTGATAAGAAAGAAGCATGGATGACAACATCACTTTTCCGTGGTTTGGTTAAAAATCAAGTAGAGATTTTGCCCCTAAATACAACTTCTATTATAGACATTAATAAGGGTTTGGAAGGACAGCAACATCCATTATACTAA
- a CDS encoding SusC/RagA family TonB-linked outer membrane protein, translating to MSNLKSKMYLLMILLISMPVALMAQTLKISGVVSDDADVIIGATVKVKGQQGGTVTNIDGKYSISVPGNAKQLVISYVGYDVQTVNINGRSNINIKLKPSNQILDEVVAIGYQKVRKADLTGATSSVGADDLASRPVATAAQALAGKAAGVSIVSQSGAPGADINITVRGGTSITQSTKPLYIVDGFEMENALQQVDINDIQTIDIMKDASSTAIYGARGANGVIIITTKNAKAGKTQVNYNVYYSWNSLGKKLDVLNTLDYVKYEYELQVLAGNQTNFAGFYGGDVNASDFYTGAYNRINTDYANRAGVDWQKAVFGGTGFSMNHNLSISGGNDKTKYLLSYNYTGEDGILSKHGLDKNSIRLKLNHELWKGIRFDFSTSFQNTKVEGGGSMAGSLKNVILQPATGGVRFTDDQMLGEDLSEEMMAIDSQYDIDNPLISNSSIDNKSYRRLWTTNAGIEFDFLKHFTWRTAGSYTWGQTRSDIWDKGLTRLAKNNGGPYGSRNNSESSTYQITNTLNWVNNFGLNHLNILLGHEVYHLNNMNLDNEYHNFPEANFGLNNVTMAKPYAWGSGISDRALVSFFGRASYNWNERYLVTTTLRTDGSSKFSKGHKWGLFPSASAAWRITEEPWIKNTSDWLSNLKLRVGFGTTGNDNIDNNMYATDYGAGYYTNGTEVISTLVPGGTVGNPEIEWEKTTTINVGLDFGFFHSRLNGSIDYYNNKSKNLLIKNKIPTSTGYSYQYQNLASVRNQGIEITLNSTNIRTKDFTWTTDFNIAFNKNKVLKLYGGDNANNYMIQDYDSRMLFYIVEGQSLGQFYGYKTDGVYTTDDFTQNADGTYTIKNGVPSLKGATRSNIKPGDIKYVCTANQTDKDGNPVWSTDDRTVIGNANPDFVGGMNNTVRYKGFDLSVFLNFSVGGDVFNMNTQRYIGPYLPNQNTLASMANRFTLIDPITGKETKNLSRLSELNPDQYSKGQMWSVHADNKIAISDPLDCYIENGSYLRFSTITLGYTFPKVWMQKIKVQNMRIYTTLNNIATITGYSGFDPEVSATSSALTPGIDNSAYPRSKSFVIGMNLTF from the coding sequence ATGAGCAATTTGAAATCAAAGATGTACTTATTAATGATACTATTGATAAGTATGCCTGTTGCACTAATGGCCCAGACCTTAAAGATTTCGGGTGTTGTTTCCGATGATGCAGATGTTATTATCGGTGCTACCGTGAAAGTAAAGGGTCAACAAGGTGGCACTGTAACAAACATTGACGGTAAGTATTCAATCTCTGTACCCGGAAATGCAAAACAACTAGTAATATCCTATGTTGGATATGACGTTCAGACAGTAAATATTAATGGAAGATCAAACATTAATATAAAACTAAAACCTTCAAACCAAATATTGGATGAAGTTGTAGCTATAGGTTATCAAAAAGTACGAAAAGCCGATCTTACAGGTGCGACATCAAGTGTGGGTGCTGATGATTTGGCTTCACGTCCAGTAGCAACAGCAGCTCAAGCCCTGGCTGGTAAGGCTGCTGGTGTAAGCATTGTCTCCCAAAGTGGTGCTCCTGGAGCTGACATCAATATAACAGTCCGTGGAGGAACCTCTATCACACAAAGTACAAAACCTCTATATATTGTAGACGGATTTGAGATGGAAAACGCCCTTCAGCAAGTGGATATCAATGATATACAGACTATCGATATCATGAAAGATGCCTCGTCTACCGCTATATATGGTGCACGTGGTGCAAATGGAGTTATTATTATTACAACAAAGAATGCCAAAGCAGGTAAAACACAGGTGAACTATAATGTCTATTATAGTTGGAATTCGCTAGGTAAGAAACTTGATGTACTAAATACACTAGATTATGTCAAATACGAATACGAATTGCAAGTTCTAGCTGGGAACCAGACCAACTTTGCCGGTTTCTATGGTGGAGATGTTAACGCTTCCGACTTTTATACAGGAGCTTACAATCGTATAAATACAGATTACGCCAATCGTGCAGGCGTAGACTGGCAAAAGGCTGTATTTGGTGGCACAGGATTTTCTATGAATCATAATCTCAGTATCAGTGGAGGTAATGATAAGACCAAATATCTATTGTCTTACAACTATACAGGTGAAGATGGTATATTATCCAAACATGGATTAGATAAGAATTCAATCCGACTAAAATTAAACCATGAGCTATGGAAAGGTATTCGCTTTGACTTCAGTACTAGTTTCCAAAACACCAAAGTAGAAGGTGGTGGGTCAATGGCGGGTTCGTTGAAGAATGTCATACTACAACCGGCAACCGGCGGTGTACGTTTTACAGACGATCAAATGCTAGGAGAAGATCTCTCAGAGGAAATGATGGCAATAGACTCTCAATATGATATTGATAATCCACTTATAAGCAATTCAAGTATAGACAACAAAAGTTATAGACGTCTATGGACAACAAATGCCGGTATAGAATTCGATTTTCTCAAACATTTCACATGGCGTACAGCTGGAAGTTATACATGGGGTCAAACTCGTTCTGACATATGGGATAAGGGTCTCACACGTTTAGCAAAAAATAATGGTGGCCCCTATGGTTCACGCAACAATTCAGAGAGTTCTACTTATCAGATAACAAACACTCTAAACTGGGTCAATAATTTTGGTCTAAATCATCTTAATATTCTTCTGGGTCATGAGGTATATCATCTAAATAACATGAATCTTGATAACGAATATCACAACTTTCCAGAGGCCAATTTTGGATTAAACAATGTAACGATGGCTAAACCTTATGCCTGGGGATCAGGCATTAGTGACAGGGCTCTTGTTTCATTCTTTGGTCGTGCATCATATAATTGGAACGAACGTTATCTTGTTACAACTACACTTCGAACCGATGGTAGTTCTAAGTTTAGCAAAGGTCATAAGTGGGGTTTGTTCCCATCTGCTAGCGCAGCATGGCGTATCACAGAAGAGCCTTGGATTAAAAATACAAGTGACTGGCTTTCAAATCTAAAGTTAAGAGTAGGATTTGGTACAACTGGTAATGATAATATTGATAATAATATGTATGCTACCGACTATGGAGCTGGATATTATACAAATGGAACAGAAGTTATATCAACATTAGTGCCTGGAGGTACTGTAGGTAATCCGGAGATAGAATGGGAGAAAACAACTACTATAAATGTTGGACTAGACTTCGGATTCTTTCATAGTCGCCTAAACGGTAGTATCGATTACTATAACAACAAATCTAAAAATTTGTTGATAAAAAATAAGATTCCTACATCAACAGGTTACAGTTATCAATATCAGAACTTGGCCTCAGTAAGAAATCAAGGCATCGAAATCACATTAAATTCTACGAATATCCGAACGAAGGATTTCACGTGGACAACAGACTTCAATATCGCCTTCAATAAGAATAAAGTATTGAAACTTTATGGCGGTGATAATGCCAACAACTATATGATTCAAGATTATGATTCTCGTATGTTATTTTATATAGTAGAAGGCCAGTCTTTAGGTCAGTTCTATGGATATAAAACTGATGGTGTCTATACAACAGACGATTTCACACAAAATGCAGATGGAACATATACCATCAAGAATGGAGTTCCTTCACTAAAAGGAGCAACAAGGTCGAATATCAAACCAGGTGATATAAAATATGTATGTACAGCCAATCAAACGGATAAAGACGGGAATCCTGTATGGAGTACAGATGACCGTACTGTAATAGGCAATGCCAATCCAGACTTCGTTGGAGGTATGAATAATACAGTTCGTTATAAAGGCTTCGATCTATCCGTATTTCTCAACTTTTCTGTAGGTGGCGACGTCTTCAACATGAATACTCAGAGATATATCGGACCTTACCTACCTAATCAAAATACTCTAGCAAGTATGGCCAACAGATTCACTCTCATTGACCCTATTACTGGCAAGGAGACAAAAAATCTCTCAAGACTGTCCGAACTCAATCCTGATCAGTATTCAAAGGGTCAGATGTGGAGTGTACATGCAGATAATAAGATAGCTATCTCAGACCCACTCGACTGCTATATAGAAAACGGAAGTTATTTGCGTTTTAGTACCATCACTCTAGGTTATACATTCCCTAAGGTATGGATGCAGAAGATTAAAGTACAAAATATGAGAATATATACTACATTGAATAATATTGCTACCATTACCGGTTATAGTGGTTTCGACCCTGAGGTCAGCGCAACGTCTAGTGCCCTTACTCCAGGTATTGATAATTCAGCCTACCCACGCTCTAAGAGTTTTGTTATCGGTATGAACTTAACCTTTTAA